The following coding sequences lie in one Arabidopsis thaliana chromosome 3, partial sequence genomic window:
- a CDS encoding Melibiase family protein (Melibiase family protein; FUNCTIONS IN: alpha-galactosidase activity, hydrolase activity, hydrolyzing O-glycosyl compounds, catalytic activity; INVOLVED IN: N-terminal protein myristoylation, carbohydrate metabolic process, metabolic process, lactose catabolic process; LOCATED IN: cell wall; EXPRESSED IN: 23 plant structures; EXPRESSED DURING: 13 growth stages; CONTAINS InterPro DOMAIN/s: Glycoside hydrolase, family 27 (InterPro:IPR002241), Aldolase-type TIM barrel (InterPro:IPR013785), Glycoside hydrolase, catalytic core (InterPro:IPR017853); BEST Arabidopsis thaliana protein match is: Melibiase family protein (TAIR:AT3G56310.1); Has 1323 Blast hits to 1316 proteins in 313 species: Archae - 2; Bacteria - 513; Metazoa - 306; Fungi - 224; Plants - 205; Viruses - 0; Other Eukaryotes - 73 (source: NCBI BLink).), with protein MTGLSVEKTGSTRSTVFFIIFNLSIFSLSIEARSRQQHASFPPRGWNSYDSFCWTISEAEFLQSAEIVSKRLLPHGYQYVVVDYLWYRKKVEGAYVDSLGFDVIDEWGRLHPDPGRWPSSRGGKGFTEVAEKVHRMGLKFGIHVMGGISTQAYNANSLVMDSVKGGAYEESGRQWRAKDIGIKERACVWMSHGFMSVNTKLGAGKAFLRSLYRQYAEWGVDFIKHDCVFGTDFNIEEITYVSEVLKELDRPVLYSISPGTSVTPTMAKEVSQLVNMYRITGDDWDTWKDVTAHFDISRDLSASSMIGARGLQGKSWPDLDMLPLGWLTDQGSNVGPHRACNLNLEEQKSQMTLWSIAKSPLMFGGDVRNLDATTYNLITNPTLLEINSYSSNNKEFPYITATRVSRNKHKGYPHHPTGKNISTKHAFGLTSCKEQKANTWFIVDKNRGQICWNQHSSEKLEKPFCLYNRKALLASDKKLKHNQLYQGKLHLHTNDKAQSCLAASSQQKLTSKDYSQGALSPCKLDANQMWELHSNGTLENSYSGLCAVLNPVKAAEASSNGVRSWIATGRRGEVYVAFFNLNQEKTKISAKISDIATALRGKKNLVGASCTSHELWSGKDFGPTKDSVSIQVEPHGPALFVLHCSNA; from the exons ATGACCGGACTATCCGTAGAGAAAACCGGGTCGACCCGGTCCactgtcttcttcatcatctttaatCTATCCATTTTTAG TTTATCGATTGAAGCAAGGTCGAGGCAACAACATGCTAGCTTTCCTCCAAGAGGATGGAATTCGTACGATTCCTTTTGTTGGACTATCTCTGAAGCTGAGTTCTTGCAGAGTGCTGAAATTGTTTCTAAgcgtcttcttcctcatggtTATCAG TATGTTGTGGTGGATTACCTTTGGTATAGAAAGAAAGTTGAAGGAGCTTATGTGGATTCTCTTGGGTTTGATGTGATTGATGAATGGGGAAGATTGCATCCTGATCCAGGTAGATGGCCATCTTCTAGAGGCGGTAAAGGTTTCACTGAAGTTGCTGAGAAAGTTCATAGAATGGGTTTGAAGTTTGGGATTCATGTTATGGGAGGAATCAGCACACAAGCTTATAACGCAAATAGTCTCGTTATGGATAGTGTTAAG GGAGGTGCTTATGAAGAATCAGGTAGACAGTGGCGAGCGAAAGATATTGGGATCAAGGAGAGGGCTTGTGTTTGGATGTCGCATGGGTTCATGAGTGTGAATACCAAGTTAGGTGCAGGAAAAGCATTCTTGAGGTCTCTTTATCGTCAATATGCAGAATGGGGCGTTGATTTCA TAAAACATGACTGCGTATTTGGCACTGACTTCAATATAGAGGAGATAACTTATGTGTCAGAG GTTCTAAAGGAGCTTGATCGGCCTGTTTTGTACTCCATATCTCCAGGGACGAGTGTGACACCTACAATGGCTAAAGAAGTTAGCCAATTGGTTAACATGTATAGAATAACGGGTGATGATTGGGACACATGGAAAGATGTCACGGCACATTTTGATATCTCGAG AGATTTATCTGCTTCTAGTATGATTGGTGCACGAGGGTTACAAGGAAAATCATGGCCTGATCTAGATATGTTACCTCTTGGATGGCTTACTGATCAAG GTTCAAATGTTGGACCTCATCGAGCGTGTAATCTAAATCTTGAAGAACAGAAGTCACAG ATGACATTGTGGTCCATCGCAAAGTCCCCTCTCATGTTTGGAGGTGATGTGAGAAATCTCGATGCCACTACTTATAATCTGATCACAAATCCTACACTGCTGGAAATAAACTCTTATAGCTCTAACAACAAGGAG TTTCCTTACATCACCGCGACAAGAGTTTCTAGGAATAAGCACAAAGGCTATCCTCATCATCCAACGGGCAAGAACATTTCAACTAAGCATGCTTTTGGTCTCACTAGctgcaaagaacaaaaagccAACACTTGGTTCATTGTAGACAAGAACCGTGGACAAATTTGTTGGAACCAACACTCTAGTGAAAAATTAGAGAAGCCATTTTGCTTATACAACAGAAAAGCTCTTCTAGCTTC CGATAAGAAGTTAAAACACAACCAGCTTTACCAAGGTAAGCTTCATTTGCATACAAATGATAAAGCACAGTCTTGTTTAGCAGCTTCCTCGCAGCAAAAGCTCACTTCGAAAGATTATAGTCAAGGTGCTTTATCACCTTGCAAACTAGATGCAAACCAG ATGTGGGAGCTCCACAGTAATGGAACACTGGAAAACAGTTATTCCGGTCTTTGCGCTGTGTTAAATCCAGTgaaag CAGCCGAAGCTAGCTCCAATGGCGTTCGTTCTTGGATTGCCAcgggaagaagaggagaagtaTACGTTGCGTTTTTCAACTTAAAtcaggagaagacaaagataTCAGCCAAGATATCTGACATTGCCACGGCTCTTAGAggcaagaagaatcttgtaGGAGCTTCGTGTACGAGCCACGAGCTATGGAGCGGCAAAGATTTCGGACCAACAAAAGATTCAGTATCGATTCAAGTCGAACCTCATGGTCCTGCTCTGTTTGTTCTTCATTGTAGCAACGCCTGA
- a CDS encoding O-fucosyltransferase family protein codes for MAELRHSSSLGSRSSSSPLRAAGDEDSSSPHVHDHSPNGGDDEDGRPRHPSRDRDRPIWFHSLFPFFGDDPRVSPQKNKISLLLILILAIASLISVYGIINHLNAPYLCKKDGIVLNCPHVKESPSPWENPLSATTSWKPCAERRIGGISDLPPENETNGYVFIHAEGGLNQQRIAICNAVAVAKIMNATLILPVLKQDQIWKDTTKFEDIFDVDHFIDYLKDDVRIVRDIPDWFTDKAELFSSIRRTVKNIPKYAAAQFYIDNVLPRIKEKKIMALKPFVDRLGYDNVPQEINRLRCRVNYHALKFLPEIEQMADSLVSRMRNRTGNPNPYMALHLRFEKGMVGLSFCDFVGTREEKVKMAEYRQKEWPRRFKVTFISSCQLLLVAKQPQPLP; via the exons ATGGCAGAGTTACGGCACTCGAGCTCTCTCGGTAgccgatcttcttcttctccgttaCGTGCCGCCGGAGATGAGGATTCTTCATCGCCTCATGTACACGATCACTCTCCTAACGGCGGAGACGACGAAGATGGTCGCCCACGTCATCCTTCTAGAGATCGAGACCGTCCGATCTGGTTTCActctttgtttcctttcttcgGTGATGATCCTAGGGTTTCTCCTCAGAAGAATAAAATCTCGCttctattgattttgattctcgCTATTGCTAGCTTGATCTCAGTTTATGGGATTATTAATCACTTG AATGCTCCTTATTTATGTAAAAAAGATGGGATTGTGCTAAACTGTCCTCAT GTAAAAGAGTCACCTTCTCCTTGGGAGAATCCTTTATCTGCAACAACTTCTTGGAAGCCTTGTGCTGAGCGGCGGATTGGTGGAATCTCAG ATCTTCCTCCTGAGAATGAAACAAATGGCTATGTATTCATTCATGCTGAAGGTGGTTTGAATCAGCAGCGAATTGCT ATCTGCAACGCAGTAGCTGTTGCCAAGATTATGAATGCAACACTGATTCTACCAGTACTGAAGCAGGACCAAATATGGAAAGACACAac AAAATTTGAAGACATTTTTGATGTAGATCATTTCATTGATTACTTGAAGGATGATGTCCGAATTGTTCGAGACATACCTGACTGGTTCACTGACAAAGCAGAGCTATTCTCTAGTATAAG AAGAACAGTCAAAAACATTCCCAAATATGCAGCAGCCCAATTTTATATTGACAATGTTTTACCTCGgataaaggagaagaagataatggcCTTGAAGCCTTTTGTCGATCGACTTGG GTATGACAATGTACCTCAAGAAATCAACAGATTACGATGCCGTGTAAATTATCATGCTCTCAAATTTCTTCCAGAGATAGAGCAGATGGCTGATTCACTTGTTTCTAGAATGAGAAATCGCACTGGAAATCCAAATCCATATAT GGCTCTTCATCTTAGATTCGAGAAAGGAATGGTTGGTCTATCGTTCTGTGATTTTGTGGGGACAAGGGAAGAGAAAGTTAAAATGGCAGAATACAGACAAAAGGAATGGCCTCGGCGTTTCAAGGTGACATTTATAAGCAGTTGTCAACTTCTTTTGGTGGCTAAACAACCTCAACCGCTACCTTAA
- a CDS encoding O-fucosyltransferase family protein (O-fucosyltransferase family protein; CONTAINS InterPro DOMAIN/s: GDP-fucose protein O-fucosyltransferase (InterPro:IPR019378); BEST Arabidopsis thaliana protein match is: O-fucosyltransferase family protein (TAIR:AT4G24530.1); Has 827 Blast hits to 825 proteins in 29 species: Archae - 0; Bacteria - 0; Metazoa - 0; Fungi - 0; Plants - 827; Viruses - 0; Other Eukaryotes - 0 (source: NCBI BLink).), whose protein sequence is MAELRHSSSLGSRSSSSPLRAAGDEDSSSPHVHDHSPNGGDDEDGRPRHPSRDRDRPIWFHSLFPFFGDDPRVSPQKNKISLLLILILAIASLISVYGIINHLNAPYLCKKDGIVLNCPHVKESPSPWENPLSATTSWKPCAERRIGGISDLPPENETNGYVFIHAEGGLNQQRIAICNAVAVAKIMNATLILPVLKQDQIWKDTTKFEDIFDVDHFIDYLKDDVRIVRDIPDWFTDKAELFSSIRRTVKNIPKYAAAQFYIDNVLPRIKEKKIMALKPFVDRLGYDNVPQEINRLRCRVNYHALKFLPEIEQMADSLVSRMRNRTGNPNPYMALHLRFEKGMVGLSFCDFVGTREEKVKMAEYRQKEWPRRFKNGSHLWQLALQKRKEGRCPLEPGEVAVILRAMGYPKETQIYVASGQVYGGQNRMAPLRNMFPNLVTKEDLAGKEELTTFRKHVTSLAALDFLVCLKSDVFVMTHGGNFAKLIIGARRYMGHRQKSIKPDKGLMSKSFGDPYMGWATFVEDVVVTHQTRTGLPEETFPNYDLWENPLTPCMCKA, encoded by the exons ATGGCAGAGTTACGGCACTCGAGCTCTCTCGGTAgccgatcttcttcttctccgttaCGTGCCGCCGGAGATGAGGATTCTTCATCGCCTCATGTACACGATCACTCTCCTAACGGCGGAGACGACGAAGATGGTCGCCCACGTCATCCTTCTAGAGATCGAGACCGTCCGATCTGGTTTCActctttgtttcctttcttcgGTGATGATCCTAGGGTTTCTCCTCAGAAGAATAAAATCTCGCttctattgattttgattctcgCTATTGCTAGCTTGATCTCAGTTTATGGGATTATTAATCACTTG AATGCTCCTTATTTATGTAAAAAAGATGGGATTGTGCTAAACTGTCCTCAT GTAAAAGAGTCACCTTCTCCTTGGGAGAATCCTTTATCTGCAACAACTTCTTGGAAGCCTTGTGCTGAGCGGCGGATTGGTGGAATCTCAG ATCTTCCTCCTGAGAATGAAACAAATGGCTATGTATTCATTCATGCTGAAGGTGGTTTGAATCAGCAGCGAATTGCT ATCTGCAACGCAGTAGCTGTTGCCAAGATTATGAATGCAACACTGATTCTACCAGTACTGAAGCAGGACCAAATATGGAAAGACACAac AAAATTTGAAGACATTTTTGATGTAGATCATTTCATTGATTACTTGAAGGATGATGTCCGAATTGTTCGAGACATACCTGACTGGTTCACTGACAAAGCAGAGCTATTCTCTAGTATAAG AAGAACAGTCAAAAACATTCCCAAATATGCAGCAGCCCAATTTTATATTGACAATGTTTTACCTCGgataaaggagaagaagataatggcCTTGAAGCCTTTTGTCGATCGACTTGG GTATGACAATGTACCTCAAGAAATCAACAGATTACGATGCCGTGTAAATTATCATGCTCTCAAATTTCTTCCAGAGATAGAGCAGATGGCTGATTCACTTGTTTCTAGAATGAGAAATCGCACTGGAAATCCAAATCCATATAT GGCTCTTCATCTTAGATTCGAGAAAGGAATGGTTGGTCTATCGTTCTGTGATTTTGTGGGGACAAGGGAAGAGAAAGTTAAAATGGCAGAATACAGACAAAAGGAATGGCCTCGGCGTTTCAAG AATGGTTCCCATCTCTGGCAGCTCGCCTTGCAGAAGCGCAAAGAAGGTCGATGCCCTCTTGAGCCAGGAGAAGTTGCTGTGATCCTACGTGCAATGGGCTATccaaaagaaacacaaatctaTGTTGCATCTGGTCAAGTCTATGGCGGTCAAAACCGTATGGCTCCACTAAGAAACATGTTCCCAAATTTG GTAACAAAGGAGGATTTAGCAGGCAAAGAGGAACTAACAACGTTTAGAAAACACGTTACAAGTCTTGCGGCTCTAGATTTCTTGGTGTGCTTGAAATCAGATGTATTTGTGATGACACACGGTGGAAACTTTGCAAAACTGATCATCGGAGCGCGTAGATATATGGGGCATCGCCAGAAATCAATCAAACCGGATAAAGGGTTGATGTCGAAATCATTTGGGGATCCTTACATGGGATGGGCAACTTTTGTGGAAGATGTAGTTGTAACCCATCAAACACGAACCGGTTTACCTGAAGAAACTTTCCCTAACTATGATCTTTGGGAAAATCCTCTCACTCCATGCATGTGTaaagcttga
- a CDS encoding Melibiase family protein yields MTGLSVEKTGSTRSTVFFIIFNLSIFSLSIEARSRQQHASFPPRGWNSYDSFCWTISEAEFLQSAEIVSKRLLPHGYQYVVVDYLWYRKKVEGAYVDSLGFDVIDEWGRLHPDPGRWPSSRGGKGFTEVAEKVHRMGLKFGIHVMGGISTQAYNANSLVMDSVKGGAYEESGRQWRAKDIGIKERACVWMSHGFMSVNTKLGAGKAFLRSLYRQYAEWGVDFIKHDCVFGTDFNIEEITYVSEVLKELDRPVLYSISPGTSVTPTMAKEVSQLVNMYRITGDDWDTWKDVTAHFDISRDLSASSMIGARGLQGKSWPDLDMLPLGWLTDQGSNVGPHRACNLNLEEQKSQMTLWSIAKSPLMFGGDVRNLDATTYNLITNPTLLEINSYSSNNKEFPYITATRVSRNKHKGYPHHPTGKNISTKHAFGLTSCKEQKANTWFIVDKNRGQICWNQHSSEKLEKPFCLYNRKALLAS; encoded by the exons ATGACCGGACTATCCGTAGAGAAAACCGGGTCGACCCGGTCCactgtcttcttcatcatctttaatCTATCCATTTTTAG TTTATCGATTGAAGCAAGGTCGAGGCAACAACATGCTAGCTTTCCTCCAAGAGGATGGAATTCGTACGATTCCTTTTGTTGGACTATCTCTGAAGCTGAGTTCTTGCAGAGTGCTGAAATTGTTTCTAAgcgtcttcttcctcatggtTATCAG TATGTTGTGGTGGATTACCTTTGGTATAGAAAGAAAGTTGAAGGAGCTTATGTGGATTCTCTTGGGTTTGATGTGATTGATGAATGGGGAAGATTGCATCCTGATCCAGGTAGATGGCCATCTTCTAGAGGCGGTAAAGGTTTCACTGAAGTTGCTGAGAAAGTTCATAGAATGGGTTTGAAGTTTGGGATTCATGTTATGGGAGGAATCAGCACACAAGCTTATAACGCAAATAGTCTCGTTATGGATAGTGTTAAG GGAGGTGCTTATGAAGAATCAGGTAGACAGTGGCGAGCGAAAGATATTGGGATCAAGGAGAGGGCTTGTGTTTGGATGTCGCATGGGTTCATGAGTGTGAATACCAAGTTAGGTGCAGGAAAAGCATTCTTGAGGTCTCTTTATCGTCAATATGCAGAATGGGGCGTTGATTTCA TAAAACATGACTGCGTATTTGGCACTGACTTCAATATAGAGGAGATAACTTATGTGTCAGAG GTTCTAAAGGAGCTTGATCGGCCTGTTTTGTACTCCATATCTCCAGGGACGAGTGTGACACCTACAATGGCTAAAGAAGTTAGCCAATTGGTTAACATGTATAGAATAACGGGTGATGATTGGGACACATGGAAAGATGTCACGGCACATTTTGATATCTCGAG AGATTTATCTGCTTCTAGTATGATTGGTGCACGAGGGTTACAAGGAAAATCATGGCCTGATCTAGATATGTTACCTCTTGGATGGCTTACTGATCAAG GTTCAAATGTTGGACCTCATCGAGCGTGTAATCTAAATCTTGAAGAACAGAAGTCACAG ATGACATTGTGGTCCATCGCAAAGTCCCCTCTCATGTTTGGAGGTGATGTGAGAAATCTCGATGCCACTACTTATAATCTGATCACAAATCCTACACTGCTGGAAATAAACTCTTATAGCTCTAACAACAAGGAG TTTCCTTACATCACCGCGACAAGAGTTTCTAGGAATAAGCACAAAGGCTATCCTCATCATCCAACGGGCAAGAACATTTCAACTAAGCATGCTTTTGGTCTCACTAGctgcaaagaacaaaaagccAACACTTGGTTCATTGTAGACAAGAACCGTGGACAAATTTGTTGGAACCAACACTCTAGTGAAAAATTAGAGAAGCCATTTTGCTTATACAACAGAAAAGCTCTTCTAGCTTCGtaa
- a CDS encoding uncharacterized protein (unknown protein; BEST Arabidopsis thaliana protein match is: unknown protein (TAIR:AT2G39782.1); Has 16 Blast hits to 16 proteins in 4 species: Archae - 0; Bacteria - 0; Metazoa - 0; Fungi - 0; Plants - 16; Viruses - 0; Other Eukaryotes - 0 (source: NCBI BLink).) — translation MKNLGQAAAKKRRLMISKGKRKINEDETTDLIVRVGAFASDDKTLLKRYEGFKKYVVVLYTDPEERDQTQVIKVYHGDKLKFNKEVMIRLDSHASYLYVELLGLSSRKDPGTSHGVVVMGRAKIGLPNSHEKIYRKASLVLLNSDRCLEEKGSLHISMKLERTEGS, via the coding sequence atgaagaacttGGGGCAAGCAGCGGCGAAGAAACGAAGACTAATGATTAgcaaagggaaaagaaaaattaatgaaGACGAAACAACAGATTTAATCGTGAGGGTAGGAGCATTCGCAAGCGATGACAAAACTCTTCTGAAACGTTACGAGGGCTTTAAGAAGTACGTAGTTGTGCTATATACAGACCCTGAAGAACGAGACCAAACACAAGTGATAAAGGTTTATCATGGTGACAAGTTGAAGTTTAACAAAGAAGTAATGATTCGGTTAGATTCTCATGCAAGTTATCTTTACGTAGAATTGCTAGGATTATCGTCGAGGAAAGATCCGGGAACCTCCCATGGAGTTGTTGTGATGGGTCGGGCTAAGATTGGGTTGCCTAACAGCCACGAGAAGATCTATCGTAAGGCAAGTCTAGTCCTTTTGAACAGTGATCGATGTCTTGAGGAAAAGGGATCCCTACATATTTCaatgaaacttgaaagaaCAGAAGGATCATGA
- a CDS encoding Ribosomal protein S21 family protein (Ribosomal protein S21 family protein; FUNCTIONS IN: structural constituent of ribosome; INVOLVED IN: translation; LOCATED IN: ribosome, intracellular; EXPRESSED IN: 23 plant structures; EXPRESSED DURING: 13 growth stages; CONTAINS InterPro DOMAIN/s: Ribosomal protein S21 (InterPro:IPR001911); Has 35 Blast hits to 35 proteins in 14 species: Archae - 0; Bacteria - 3; Metazoa - 0; Fungi - 0; Plants - 31; Viruses - 0; Other Eukaryotes - 1 (source: NCBI BLink).) translates to MNTIAKRVTGLVTRPSLNQQLQQERGIRVKVFSNDLDKALTILQKKMQSSGMERLIKGTQTHHIKNSEKKVLARKNLERRIKSIDFARKLQSILIKKVRGL, encoded by the exons ATGAACACGATAGCGAAGCGAGTTACGGGGTTGGTGACTCGTCCGAGTCTAAACCAGCAGTTGCAGCAAGAGCGAGGGATAAGAGTGAAGGTGTTCTCCAATGATTTAGACAAGGCACTGACGattttgcagaagaagatgcaATCGAGTGGAATGGAGAGGCTGATCAAAGGGACTCAGACTCATCACATTAAGAATTCGGAGAAGAAGGTTCTCGCTAGGAAGAATCTTGAACGCAGAATCAAATCCATTGACTTTGCTCGAAAACTCCAATCAATCCTCATCAAGAAAGTCAG AGGTTTATGA
- the EIF4B1 gene encoding eukaryotic translation initiation factor 4B1 (eukaryotic translation initiation factor 4B1 (EIF4B1); CONTAINS InterPro DOMAIN/s: Plant specific eukaryotic initiation factor 4B (InterPro:IPR010433); BEST Arabidopsis thaliana protein match is: eukaryotic initiation factor 4B2 (TAIR:AT1G13020.1); Has 19846 Blast hits to 11644 proteins in 926 species: Archae - 13; Bacteria - 5482; Metazoa - 6891; Fungi - 1262; Plants - 3241; Viruses - 222; Other Eukaryotes - 2735 (source: NCBI BLink).) has translation MSKAWGGIGIGAWADEAERADEEQAAEATAATADTQSFPSLREAAAATATSGKSRKMKKMSLSEFTTGAYTAPGGRNSVGLTQQEILQLPTGPRQRSEEEMQPGRLGGGFSSYGGRSGGRIGRDRDDSDGSWSGGGGGGGRRPYGGGFDDDRRGNQSRVSDFPQPSRADEVDDWGKEKKPLPSFDQGRQGRYSGDGGGFGGGGSGFGGGGGGGGGGLSRADDVDNWGAGKRQAPVRSSTFGSSFGDSGQEERRRLVLEPRKVESGGSETPPVVEKTSKPNPFGAARPREDVLAEKGLDWKKIDSEIEAKKGSSQTSRPTSAHSSRPSSAQSNRSESSGLNNVVKPRPKVNPFGDAKPREVLLEEQGKDWRKMDLELEHRRVDRPETEEEKMLKEEIEELRKKLEKESVAPEIKESDQEPGSNNNHNDLPEIIRGKEKDLEILTRELDDKVRFRQKPVERPGSGAGRTGTYSERTHSRAGSIDETRSFESTERPRSRGAVDAWVRPANEQRRNFQGTKERGFFSNRSSSREGW, from the exons atgTCGAAAGCTTGGGGTGGAATTGGAATTGGAGCTTGGGCTGATGAAGCAGAGCGTGCCGATGAAGAACAAGCGGCGGAAGCTACTGCTGCGACGGCGGATACACAGAGTTTTCCTAGCCTGAGAGAGGCTGCTGCTGCGACTGCGACTAGTGGTAAGTctaggaagatgaagaagatgagtttaTCTGAGTTTACTACAGGTGCTTATACAGCACCTGGAGGTAGAAACTCTGTTGGATTGACTCAGCAAGAGATTCTTCAATTACCTACTGGTCCTAGACAACGTTCCGAGGAGGAAATGCAACCTGGTCGTTTAGGCGGTGGGTTTTCATCTTATGGTGGTCGTTCTGGTGGAAGAATTGGGAGAGATCGAGATGATTCTGATGGCTCTTggagtggtggtggtggtggtggtggaaggAGACCTTATGGTGGTGGATTTGATGATGATAGGAGGGGGAATCAGTCTAGGGTTTCGGATTTTCCTCAACCTTCTAGAGCTGATGAGGTTGATGATTGggggaaagagaagaaaccacTTCCTTCTTTTGATCAAGGACGACAAGGTCGTTACAGTGGCGATGGTGGTGGTTTTGGAGGTGGTGGAAGTGGTTTtggaggcggtggtggtggtggaggtggagggTTATCTAGAGCTGATGATGTTGATAATTGGGGTGCAGGGAAAAGGCAAGCACCGGTTAGATCATCTACGTTTGGGTCGAGTTTTGGTGATTCAGGTCAGGAAGAACGTCGTCGTTTGGTTTTGGAACCAAGAAAGGTTGAGTCAGGAGGAAGTGAGACTCCACCTGTTGTTGAGAAGACGAGTAAGCCGAATCCATTTGGGGCAGCTAGACCGAGGGAGGATGTTTTGGCGGAGAAAGGTTTGGATTGGAAGAAGATTGACTCAGAGATTGAGGCTAAGAAAGGAAGTTCTCAAACGAGTAGGCCAACGAGTGCACATTCTAGTAGACCTTCTAGTGCTCAATCTAACAGGTCTGAGAGTTCAGGATTGAATAATGTGGTGAAACCGAGACCAAAGGTGAATCCTTTTGGCGATGCAAAGCCTCGAGAAGTGTTGTTAGAGGAACAAGGGAAGGATTGGCGTAAGATGGATTTGGAACTCGAGCATCGCAGGGTTGACAG GcctgaaacagaagaagagaagatgttgaaagaagagattgaagagcTAAGGAAAAAACTCGAGAAGGAATCCGTTGCTCCAGAGATCAAGGAATCTGATCAAGAACCTGGCAGTAATAATAATCACAATGATTTACCAGAAATAATACgtgggaaagagaaagatctGGAAATACTAACCCGTGAATTGGACGACAAAGTCAGGTTCAGGCAGAAACCAGTTGAGAGGCCCGGGTCTGGTGCAGGTAGAACCGGAACATATTCAGAAAGAACACATTCCCGGGCTGGCTCAATTGATGAAACCAGGAGTTTTGAATCTACAGAGAGACCCAGATCACGTGGTGCCGTCGATGCCTGGGTTAGACCAGCCAATGAGCAGCGAAGAAACTTTCAAGGAACCAAAGAGCGCGGATTCTTCAGCAACAG GTCTTCCTCTAGGGAAGGATGgtaa